AGAAAGGGCCTTAAGCCCGCTTCTTCTCCGCCGGCTTGCCCAGGATCTTCCGCCCAGTATCCACCTCGATGATCAGATTCGGATCGGGAACCGGCAACGGGTTCCCCTCCGGATCCGTTTGGGCCACAACGCGCCCGCTGGCATCCTTCAGGTAAATCACAAAGCGATCCAGGTTCCGTGGGGCCGGCCCCTCAATGTAGGTCCCGTCCAGCTGGAACTTGGAGCCGTGGCACGGGCACTCGAAGCGGAAGTTGCTGGGGACCCACTTGTAGAGGCAACCCAGATGGGTGCACACTTTATAGATGGCCAGGATCCCTTTCTCCGTATGGACCAGCCAGATCTTGGCCTCCGGGAATTCCTCCGGGCCCTCGCCGACCTTGGGCAGCACATCCCCGGCCCGCCCGAAGGGAAAGATCCCGCCGAACTCCCCCACTTTGAAGCGGGGAAGGGCGAAGAGCACGCTTAAACCGCCCAGCTCCGCCATGAAGAGGGCCATGGAGGCCGCCCAGACATAGGTGAGAAACTCCCGCCGGGTGATGCCCGGCGCCGCCGCTGTCGGAATCGCCTGTGCCTCCGCCATCTCTCCCTCCCATTGATCTTTCCAGCTCATCGATCGGGATCGCCCCGGAGCTCGACCATCCGAGATGGCGCCCTCCTCGGACCACCGCCAAATTCAGCAGGGCCCTCCTGTTTGCCGCATGCGGAGCCAGCGACGACCGCATCGGCAAATTGAGGGTGAACAGGTTAGCACCAATCGCCCCATTCCCCCGCAGAATGCTCCTCCAACCGACTCGCGTTAACTATAACATAAGGCCAGCAAGGGCGTCAATCACTCCCGATGAAAATCTGAAATTGAGCTCCAATTAGGACGGGGGAGGGGTCACGCTGGCGTGGTCTGGCCTCCCTCGGATCCTATCCAGAGGACCCCATGGCCCAACGGGGCGCGGAGGAGGGCCCGCATGGGGTTCCCTTTATGAACCCGAGGGGCGAAGGATGCGGTCTTCGGCGCTCTGGGCCCATGCTGCCAGCGCTTTCAACAGCAGCGTTCCGTAACTTCCAGGGGGCAACTCAAAAACCAGGGTGGCTTCGCGTCTGTCCGGTTGGAGATCCTGAAGATAGAGAACCCGCGGCCGGCACCAGGCAGGCCGTCGGGTCGGCGGGGGCGCGTCCTCCAGCAGCGCCCCCTTCCGGAAATGGGAGAGGGTTAGCCCTTCCTCCGCCAGGGCCGCGGCCATCGCCTCGGACCATGGGGATTCATACCGGGCCCGCCGATGGGGCAATTCCAAGATCATCTCCATATCCTGGGGTGGTTCCAGGGGCGCCGGGAATCGCTCTCCCCGGATCTCCACCTCCAAGTGGGGAAGCGATATCCACGCCCATCGGAGGGCCCGGTTCCAGATCCAGGCCCGATAGGCGTCCACCCATAAGGCCCGGAGGCGCGCGGGGATGCGTCGCACCGCTCTCCGCCAGTCCGTCGGATGATCCTTGAGAAAGGTGAGCACGCTTCGATAATTGGATGGGCGGGGCGCTCGTTCCTGCATCGCCGCCCAGTTCCCCCACCAGGCCCGGGCTTCGGCTTTGAAAGCCCGCACCCCTGGCGGATCGCCCGCCATCGGCACGGTCAGATAGATCCAGAGGACCTCCTCCGCCTGGCCCAGGAGGAGCGGCCGGCCGATAAAGCCCGCCTCTGGGCTCCATGATCCGAAGCGTTGATCATCGAAATAATTGGGAAAACCACGGATCGCCAGGGCGGCCACCGCCGCCGGCAGCCGCTCGATCTCGAGATCGTCCAGCTCCCGGAGCCGCACCACAAACCGGTTCCCCCGCAGATCCCAGGGACGCAATGGGCGATCCGCCTCACCAATACGGACGGCTTCGAAGCCATGGCCCTGAATCCGGTCCGGCCCCCGGCCCCGCACGGCGGCCATCTGAACCGCGACGGCCTCTCGATCCTTCAAAGCCGGAAAGATCACCGCCCGCTGGGGGACGCCCAACCGCGCGGCCAGCTCCGCCTGGACCTCCAGCGTGGTGCGCCCCTGCTTGCGCACCCGATACAGGACATATGGACCCCCAGGCCGAAGGGGGAGATCCACAAGCTCTTCAACCTGAAAATCTTCGGGGCGGACTTTCCAGCGCACGCCTGTTTCCGCAGACGAAGGGCTTGCGCCACCGGGAGGCCCAAACCGCTCCTTCCTCCCCACCCTTTGGGTCACAGGGGGAGAGCCCCCCTCGGCATTCGGGAAGCAGCCAGCGGCCCGCTACCGGGTGAGGCAATGCCCCAACGGAATCAGGCCGCGACCCGATGGAGCAGCCCCGCTTTATTTTCCGACCGAGGTCACCTCCACCGGCCCGATGCGCTTGCCTTTGAGAACCGCACGCACGGCGTCGGCGAAGCGGTTCAGCGTCTCGTCTACCACTTCCGGGGTATGTGCGGCGCATGTGAACCACGGCTCCCGGGGATCCACCTCAAACATCACGCCGCGCTCATAGCATGCCAGGCCGATCTCGGAATACAGCTCGATATCGCTGCGCATGGTATCCCGGTGATCCCGCGGCGCCCCTTCGAAATTCAACAGGAAGCTGAACATGTTCGGATGGCCGGAGACCACATGGGGGATGCCCGCTTCGGCGAGGATGTCGCTGATCCCTTTCATCAGCCGCTTGCCCGCCTGGGCGGCCCGCTCCAGCGCATCCGTCGTCTCCAAGATCTCCAGGGTCGCATCTGCGGCGGCGGTGCCCACGACATTCCCGTTATATGTGCCGGCGTGGGCGACCGCACCCGGCTCGATGGTCATCATGATCTCCCGCCGGCCGCCGATGGCGGCGATGGGGAAGCCGTTCCCCATCGCCTTGGCGTAAGTGACCAGGTCCGCCCGCACGCCAAAGAACTCCTGCGCCCCGCCCCGGGCGATGCGGAAACCGGTCTTGACCTCATCGAAGATCAGGACGATACCGTATTCATCGCAGAGGCGCCGCAGGAAGGGGAGAAACTCCGGGTGGGGCATGATCGCCGCGCTGTTGCCCAGCATGGGCTCCACGATGATCGCGGCGATATCTCCCCACTTCGCCCTCACCGTCCGCTCGACGGCCTCGAAATCGTTGAAGGGGAGCGTGATGACCAGATCGGCGATCGCCCGCGGGATCCCGGAGCTGGCCACTACGGGAATGGGGTGACGACGGCTGCCCATCGCCTGCCGGAGGGCCATGGCGGTGGAGAAGAGCAGGTAATCGTGGTGGCCGTGATACTGACCCTCGAACTTGATGACCTTTTCCCGACCCGTGTAAGCCCGGGCGATCCGCAGGGCGTGCATGGTGGCTTCCGTCCCGGAATTCGAGAAGCGCACCATATCCACACCGGTCATGCGGATGATCCGCTCCGCCGCGCGGATCTCCCATTCGGTGGTGGCTGCGAAGATCACGCCGTCGCGGATCGCTTCGCTCACCCGCTCCACCACCCCAGGGTGGCCATGGCCCAGGATCACCGGGCCGTAGCCTAGGCGATAATCAATATAGCGGTTGCCGTCCAGGTCATAGATGTAGGGGCCTTCGCCGCGGCTGACGACGATGGTCTGATCATCGCCCCAGTAGCGGAAATTCGAGGTGACCCCCCATGGCATCACCTCTTTGGCGCGACGGAAACGCTCTCGGGTTTTCGGCCAGTGGCGCATGGCAGCCTCCCCCATACAGGTTTGCGGGTCATTCCCTTTCCTCAATGATCTCAATGCCCCTTCGCGCCAGCTCCTCGAAGAATCGCTCGGGCGGGATCGCCCGTTCCGGCGGCACCACGCCCCGGGCGGTGATCTCGCCGCGGGCGATCATCTGGGCCGCAATGCTCAGGGGCACACCGATGTTCCGGTAATAAGCGGCCTCCCCACCCCACACGTCCTGGGGGGGATGGCGGTTGTGCAACCTCACGGTGCGCGGACGTCCGTCCTTTCGGCCATGGACTTCCACCACGAGCCCATAGGCCCAGATCGGATTCGACCGGGAGGCGGGGAGGGCCAGCAGAAGGCGGGCGATCAGTTCAATGGCGGGATATGTGCGGTCCTCCATCGGAACCGGGGTGGAAGAGAGGGCTCCCATTTCATACAGGGTGCGCATCGCGCGCATCACATGGGGCGGGAAGCATCCCCGAACCGCCGCCCGGCGGAGGCCCGGAAAAGAGCGGGGTAAGGTTCGGGCCTCATCGTGGGGCACATAATACACCGTTTGCTCCCCGATCTGTTCGTGGAAGCGAACCCGCTTCTCTCCAGAGAACGGCGGAGCCGGCCGCCAGGCCCCATCTTCCCAGTAAACCATCGCGCGTTCCGGCTCCTCCGGGTTGAACTCCCACAGGGTGGTGCGCAGCAGACCCGGGGAAGGGGCCAGGCACCGGAACGCGGCGAAAGCGATCTCGATCGCCTCGACCTGGTCCAGATGGCGCGCCCCATGGGCGGCCATCACGTTCGTGGTCCCCGGTGTCGCGCCCACACCGGGGATGAACACCATATCCCTGGATCGGGCCTGCTCATCCAGCTCGAATTGCGCCTCATCGAAGGCGAGATCCACTCCACTGACCCCGGCTTCCACGCATGCGCGCGTCACCAGGACGTCGTAAGCGAAGGGGAGGCCGTTCATGACCACATCGAAACCGCGGATCTGGCGGACAAGGGCTTCTTCATCCCGGACGTCCAGGGGGATCACCCGGAGGCGCGGGTCTCCGATCTCGCGGGCGAGGCGCTCCGCCTTCTCGGGGTCGATATCCGCGATCACGATCTCACGGAAGAGGCTGCCGAATTGACACAGATCCCGGGTGGCCTCCCGGGCCACCGCCCCCGCTCCACCCAGGGCCAGTATCCGCATAGCGTCCTCCTGAAGGGGAAGAATGGAACCGGTGTTCGCACGGCCGGATCGACTGCCGGGAAGGTCCCTCTGGAAGGATGCCAGGTGCCCACCGCATGCCGCTCCGCCTGGCAGATCGGAGGAGCCGTCCGCCATGGAGGCCCGGCAACGGAGGAAAACAGCAATCAGCCCTCCGCCATTGCCCAGATAGTCCAAAATTAAGCTCCCCCTTCCCTAAGAGGGAAGGGGGTCAGGGGGTTAGATCCGAGAACCCCTCCGCGGCTCCGTCCAGCGGTGGCAGGTCAGCCAGGGAGCGCAATCCGAAATGCTGCAGGAAGAGCATCGTGGTCCCATATCGGATCGGGCGGCCGGGCCCCTCCGCCCGGCCCACCTCCTCAATCAGGCCCCTCGCCAGCAAGGTCCGCAGCACCCCCTCACAGTTCACGCCCCGGATCGCTTCGATCTCCGCCCGGGTGATGGGTTGCCGGTAAGCGATGATGGCCAGCGTCTCCAGGGCCGCGGTGGAGAGGCGGGTGCCTCCGTTGAGGCCCAGGAAGCGCCGCACATCCTCGGCCGCCTCC
The window above is part of the Thermoflexus sp. genome. Proteins encoded here:
- the gntE gene encoding guanitoxin biosynthesis PLP-dependent transaminase GntE, whose product is MRHWPKTRERFRRAKEVMPWGVTSNFRYWGDDQTIVVSRGEGPYIYDLDGNRYIDYRLGYGPVILGHGHPGVVERVSEAIRDGVIFAATTEWEIRAAERIIRMTGVDMVRFSNSGTEATMHALRIARAYTGREKVIKFEGQYHGHHDYLLFSTAMALRQAMGSRRHPIPVVASSGIPRAIADLVITLPFNDFEAVERTVRAKWGDIAAIIVEPMLGNSAAIMPHPEFLPFLRRLCDEYGIVLIFDEVKTGFRIARGGAQEFFGVRADLVTYAKAMGNGFPIAAIGGRREIMMTIEPGAVAHAGTYNGNVVGTAAADATLEILETTDALERAAQAGKRLMKGISDILAEAGIPHVVSGHPNMFSFLLNFEGAPRDHRDTMRSDIELYSEIGLACYERGVMFEVDPREPWFTCAAHTPEVVDETLNRFADAVRAVLKGKRIGPVEVTSVGK
- the truD gene encoding tRNA pseudouridine(13) synthase TruD — protein: MTQRVGRKERFGPPGGASPSSAETGVRWKVRPEDFQVEELVDLPLRPGGPYVLYRVRKQGRTTLEVQAELAARLGVPQRAVIFPALKDREAVAVQMAAVRGRGPDRIQGHGFEAVRIGEADRPLRPWDLRGNRFVVRLRELDDLEIERLPAAVAALAIRGFPNYFDDQRFGSWSPEAGFIGRPLLLGQAEEVLWIYLTVPMAGDPPGVRAFKAEARAWWGNWAAMQERAPRPSNYRSVLTFLKDHPTDWRRAVRRIPARLRALWVDAYRAWIWNRALRWAWISLPHLEVEIRGERFPAPLEPPQDMEMILELPHRRARYESPWSEAMAAALAEEGLTLSHFRKGALLEDAPPPTRRPAWCRPRVLYLQDLQPDRREATLVFELPPGSYGTLLLKALAAWAQSAEDRILRPSGS
- the scpB gene encoding SMC-Scp complex subunit ScpB; this translates as MSEIKARFLTSLLPNGHLPLDARVEALLFVAEEPPTIAQLARALEVPPEAIEEALNLLQERLRERGLRLQRHRDRVQLVAAPEAAEDVRRFLGLNGGTRLSTAALETLAIIAYRQPITRAEIEAIRGVNCEGVLRTLLARGLIEEVGRAEGPGRPIRYGTTMLFLQHFGLRSLADLPPLDGAAEGFSDLTP
- a CDS encoding ubiquinol-cytochrome c reductase iron-sulfur subunit translates to MAEAQAIPTAAAPGITRREFLTYVWAASMALFMAELGGLSVLFALPRFKVGEFGGIFPFGRAGDVLPKVGEGPEEFPEAKIWLVHTEKGILAIYKVCTHLGCLYKWVPSNFRFECPCHGSKFQLDGTYIEGPAPRNLDRFVIYLKDASGRVVAQTDPEGNPLPVPDPNLIIEVDTGRKILGKPAEKKRA
- a CDS encoding saccharopine dehydrogenase family protein — encoded protein: MRILALGGAGAVAREATRDLCQFGSLFREIVIADIDPEKAERLAREIGDPRLRVIPLDVRDEEALVRQIRGFDVVMNGLPFAYDVLVTRACVEAGVSGVDLAFDEAQFELDEQARSRDMVFIPGVGATPGTTNVMAAHGARHLDQVEAIEIAFAAFRCLAPSPGLLRTTLWEFNPEEPERAMVYWEDGAWRPAPPFSGEKRVRFHEQIGEQTVYYVPHDEARTLPRSFPGLRRAAVRGCFPPHVMRAMRTLYEMGALSSTPVPMEDRTYPAIELIARLLLALPASRSNPIWAYGLVVEVHGRKDGRPRTVRLHNRHPPQDVWGGEAAYYRNIGVPLSIAAQMIARGEITARGVVPPERAIPPERFFEELARRGIEIIEERE